A genome region from Camelina sativa cultivar DH55 chromosome 10, Cs, whole genome shotgun sequence includes the following:
- the LOC104730445 gene encoding CMP-sialic acid transporter 1, whose product MAATPWYFVAALLTILTSSQGILTTLSQSDGGYKYDYATVPFLAEVFKLIISGLFLWREMRTSSSTTSRITTDWKSVRLFVIPSLIYLVHNNVQFATLTYVDTSTYQIMGNLKIVTTGILFRLFLKRKLSKLQWMAIGLLAVGTTTSQVKGCGEASCDSLFTAPIQGYLLGILSAGLSALAGIYTEFLMKRNNDTLYWQNLQLYTFGSLFNVARLIADDFRHGFEKGPWWQRIFDGYSITTWMVVLNLGSTGLLVSWLMKYADNIVKVYSTSMAMLLTMVASIYLFSFKPTLQLFLGIIICIMSLHMYFSPPQTLVDLPVTNEAHPKTLKQVVVEEKTDS is encoded by the exons ATGGCGGCTACTCCGTGGTACTTTGTTGCTGCACTTCTCACCATTCTCACCAGCTCTCAG GGGATATTAACAACTCTTTCTCAAAGCGATGGAGGTTATAAGTATGATTACGCTACTGTTCCCTTTCTTGCTGAAGTTTTTAAg CTGATCATTTCTGGTTTGTTTCTCTGGAGAGAGATGCGGACATCTTCATCTACTACTTCAAGGATTACTACGGATTGGAAGAGCGTTCGCTTATTTGTTATTCCTTCTCTGATATATCTGGTTCATAACAATGTGCAGTTTGCTACATTGACTTATGTGGACACATCCACTTATCAGATTATGGGTAATTTGAAGATTGTGACCACTGGCATACTCTTTAG gttatttttgaaaaggaaactATCTAAACTTCAGTGGATGGCTATTGGTCTTTTAGCTGTTGGAACAACTACCAGCCAG GTTAAGGGATGCGGAGAAGCTTCATGTGATTCTTTATTCACGGCACCAATACAAGGTTATCTGCTGGGAATCCTTTCAGCTGGTTTGTCTGCGCTAGCTGGAATCTATACTGAGTTTCTGATGAAGAGAAACAACGACACCTTATACTGGCAAAACTTGCAGTTGTATAC GTTTGGTTCACTTTTCAACGTTGCCCGGCTTATAGCAGATGACTTCAGACACGGGTTTGAAAAGGGTCCTTGGTGGCAACGTATCTTCGATGGGTATAGCATCACCACTTGGATGGTGGTTCTGAATCTCGGATCAACCGGCTTACTGGTCTCTTGGTTAATGAAGTATGCAGACAATATTGTGAAG GTTTATTCTACATCAATGGCGATGCTACTTACTATGGTGGCATCCATATACCTCTTCAGCTTCAAACCGACACTGCAG CTTTTCTTGGGTATTATCATATGCATCATGTCGCTGCATATGTACTTTTCTCCTCCACAAACGCTCGTGGACTTGCCAGTGACAAACGAAGCACATCCGAAGACCTTAAAGCAAGTTGTCGTAGAAGAAAAGACAGATTCTTGA